The Hevea brasiliensis isolate MT/VB/25A 57/8 chromosome 1, ASM3005281v1, whole genome shotgun sequence genome has a window encoding:
- the LOC110639073 gene encoding 60S ribosomal protein L28-2, giving the protein MIISCRFFLSLSVPNTCGHQAKEPKQERRIAMATVPGQLIWEIVKKNNSFLVKQFGRGSASVQFSKESNNLYNLNSFKHSGLANKKTITIQPGKDQSVVLATTKTKKQNKPVALLHKSVMKKEFRRMAKAVKNQVGDNYYRPDLKNAALARLSVVHRSLKVAKSGVKKRNRQAQKTSARK; this is encoded by the exons ATGATCATCAGCTGCCGATTCTTCCTATCGCTCTCCGTTCCCAACACTTGTGGCCACCAAGCTAAAGAGCCCAAGCAG GAAAGGAGGATAGCGATGGCGACGGTACCTGGTCAGTTGATATGGGAGATAGTGAAGAAGAACAACTCATTTTTGGTGAAACAGTTCGGCAGAGGATCCGCTAGCGTTCAGTTTAGCAAGGAGTCTAACAATCTCTACAATCTCAACTCCTTCAAGCACTCTG GGTTGGCAAATAAGAAAACAATCACCATTCAGCCAGGAAAAGACCAATCTGTGGTTCTTGCTACAACTAAGACCAAGAAACAGAACAAACCTGTGGCTTTGCTTCATAAGTCTGTCATGAAGAAGGAGTTCCGCCGGATGGCCAAGGCTGTGAAAAATCAG GTTGGGGATAACTATTACAGACCTGATTTAAAGAATGCAGCTCTTGCAAGGTTAAGTGTTGTGCATAGGAGTCTGAAGGTTGCTAAATCTGGCGTCAAGAAGAGAAATAGACAAGCTCAAAAGACCAGTGCTAGGAAGTGA
- the LOC110639062 gene encoding uncharacterized protein At1g51745 has translation MGSSDDPNNNSKAIDASVGGLVWVRRRNGSWWPGRIMGLDEISEGSLVSPRSGTPVKLLGREDASVDWYNLEKSKRVKAFRCGEYDECIEKAKANAANGNKKAVKYARREDAILHALEIENARLGKDCIDFFSSTNNSVGEVGSSAKELASISGSGKEDVGMTEEESDSGATKDKSDSDSAPELSQSGISFEEPNHFGASKVQSVQGKRRKTPNDSEDDGTEGIKRMRGLEDLGMVVGDSNAGNCLSNGSPINGSKGYNLSMKRKRSQVANVHELLKRKNRCRPLTKVLENTAMVSVPVICDRLPNSSGSPLNGFSDSKVSGIDSNESRKSICVVVNNNSDSTGVSCENGASLNPSEHAFDASHIDYKLRTENDAPGVSGFTENDSLDRLFDVPFVGEDKHSAGFSPMVVSSSGKHQVGGLGRQSSQSSQAEAVSLKNEGLNESVSASSAATHANNISQRMEKGTSKWQLKGKRNSRHINKNRKQDKRKYMAMDDEPDAYLAGIEHLDGFFSGSDQKVDCDGTRRSLASYSCNLQVKTKQIADDEVDGVQDWSKPFSLRESHIRGGMVEVSLPPQRSLPYRQSRFTVNSRYQMSDFPGRNINDSKLYDVKVEVRANYQPQNVPLVSLMSKLNGKAIIGRPLTVEVLDDGYCDLIGSNECDPTHVSALEGTGLGHAAMRNSEPGRIPAKHMTMQLRFSPSKSPKRKCGLLSKKIRKLSSLTGNKDERKPVVEKLRGPVIVCVPLKLVFSRINEAVNGSARQTHRALTSSNS, from the exons ATGGGTAGCTCTGATGACCCCAACAACAACTCCAAGGCTATTGATGCGTCGGTGGGCGGGTTAGTTTGGGTCCGACGTCGAAACGGTTCATGGTGGCCAGGCCGTATTATGGGTCTTGACGAAATTTCGGAGGGTAGTTTGGTTTCGCCAAGATCAGGCACTCCCGTCAAACTCCTCGGCCGAGAGGATGCCAGTGT GGACTGGTATAATCTTGAAAAATCTAAGAGGGTGAAAGCTTTTCGATGTGGGGAATATGATGAATGTATTGAGAAGGCCAAGGCAAATGCAGCAAATGGTAATAAGAAAGCAGTGAAATATGCGCGGAGGGAAGATGCCATTCTTCATGCCCTTGAAATTGAGAATGCTCGCCTGGGGAAGGACTGTATTGATTTCTTTTCTAGCACCAATAATTCAGTTGGTGAGGTTGGTAGTTCAGCCAAAGAATTGGCTagcatttctggttctggcaaaGAAGATGTGGGTATGACAGAGGAAGAGAGTGATTCTGGTGCTACCAAAGATAAGTCAGATTCAGATTCAGCACCAGAATTATCTCAATCTGGTATATCTTTCGAAGAGCCAAATCATTTTGGTGCTTCTAAGGTGCAATCTGTACAGGGAAAGAGAAGAAAAACCCCAAATGATTCAGAGGATGATGGAACAGAAGGAATAAAGCGCATGAGAGGACTTGAGGATCTTGGAATGGTTGTAGGAGATTCAAATGCTGGAAATTGCTTGTCAAATGGCAGTCCCATAAATGGTAGCAAAGGTTATAACTTGTCCATGAAAAGAAAGAGATCACAAGTAGCAAATGTTCATGAACTCTTGAAAAGAAAAAATCGTTGTCGACCATTGACGAAGGTATTGGAGAATACAGCGATGGTATCTGTTCCAGTTATTTGTGATCGACTTCCCAATTCAAGTGGCTCACCTCTTAATGGATTTTCTGACAGCAAGGTTTCTGGTATAGATTCTAATGAGTCTAGAAAAAGCATTTGTGTTGTAGTTAATAATAACTCAGATAGTACTGGAGTTTCATGTGAGAATGGTGCATCTTTGAATCCTTCCGAACATGCTTTCGATGCTTCCCACATTGATTACAAGTTGAGAACAGAGAATGATGCTCCTGGTGTATCAGGATTTACCGAGAATGATTCATTAGACAGGTTATTTGATGTGCCATTTGTTGGGGAGGATAAACACTCAGCAG GTTTTTCTCCTATGGTTGTGTCTTCCTCAGGAAAGCATCAAGTTGGTGGATTGGGGAGGCAATCTAGTCAAAGTAGTCAAGCAGAGGCTGTATCTCTGAAAAACGAGGGACTCAATGAATCTGTTTCTGCCAGTTCAGCGGCTACTCATGCGAATAATATCAGCCAGAGGATGGAGAAAGGCACATCAAAGTGGCAGTTGAAAGGAAAGAGGAATTCAAGACATATCAATAAAAATAGAAAACAAGACAAGAGAAAATATATGGCTATGGATGATGAACCTGATGCATATTTGGCAGGTATAGAGCACTTGGATGGATTCTTTTCAGGTTCTGATCAGAAAGTGGATTGTGATGGCACTAGGAGGTCCCTTGCTTCATACAGTTGCAACTTGCAAGTGAAAACCAAACAGATTGCTGATGACGAGGTAGACGGAGTTCAGGATTGGAGCAAACCTTTTTCTCTCAGGGAATCTCATATCAGAGGAGGAATGGTAGAGGTGTCTTTGCCCCCTCAAAGGTCACTTCCCTATCGTCAATCACGCTTCACAGTAAACTCCAGATATCAGATGTCAGATTTTCCTGGCAGAAATATAAATGATTCTAAACTTTATGATGTTAAGGTTGAGGTCAGAGCAAATTATCAGCCACAGAATGTTCCATTGGTTTCCCTTATGAGTAAATTGAATGGTAAAGCCATTATTGGTCGCCCTCTAACAGTTGAAGTTCTGGATGATGGCTACTGTGATCTTATCGGTAGCAATGAATGTGATCCAACTCATGTATCTGCTTTGGAAGGTACTGGACTGGGCCATGCAGCTATGCGAAATTCAGAACCTGGAAGGATTCCTGCCAAGCATATGACAATGCAACTACGTTTTTCTCCAAGTAAGTCACCAAAAAGGAAATGTGGGCTTTTGTCTAAAAAGATCCGGAAACTATCTTCATTGACGGGTAATAAAGATGAAAGGAAACCAGTGGTGGAGAAACTCAGGGGTCCCGTTATAGTTTGTGTCCCTCTTAAATTAGTATTTAGTAGGATAAACGAGGCAGTGAATGGTTCGGCACGACAAACACATCGTGCCTTAACATCAAGCAACTCATGA